From Acidimicrobiia bacterium:
GCTTTGTTCAACCACTTGGTCGGCCACTGCACCGGTAAATAATCCGTCATGCCAAAGGCTATAAAGCGGGCCTCGGTGTGAACCCGGCACCACCTCGAGGGCACCATTTTCTTCGGTCACTTCGTCAATCATCAACAAAGCGGTCACCAGGTCGTCGTTGGTATGCGGGGTATAAGGAAAATCTTGATGCCATTTAACTTCGGTATGACCACCGGGCTGTTTGGAATTAATCTTGGTGTGGTGCAGTTTGACATTCGGCCCGATGAGGTCCACCACACAGTCCGCCATATGGCTATCGGCCATGGTTTGGTAGTAGGCCGCTGAGGCTTCCACCGGGGCGTTCACCCGACGCAACCGGGGTTGGTCTGCGGCGTGGCCGCTTTCCATATCGAAACGAGGGCGGCCGTCCAGAGTGTCGCCGTAGGGAGCCTCATGGCTGCGGCTCTCTTGTACCCAGGCCGCGAAATCTTCTTGCATTTCTCGTAACAACTCGGTACTTACCGCTTGGTCCACTACCAAAAACCCGTCACGCCAAAACTGGTCTTTTTGTTCTTGAGTTAAGGCAGGCATAAGCGTTCCTTTTGTCGGGTTCTGGCAGTCTAGACTCCGGGGCGAAAGCACCAAGAACCCCGCAAGGAGATTTCTCGTGGCCACTAGCGTAGAAAAAGATCAGCGATCCATGGCTCAGTGGCTCGGCAACGTCCCCGACAAAGAGGCCGTTAAAAACTTTGTGCACGGGCCGGGTATCGATTTGTTGGATTTGCGTTTCGACATCAATGAGTTAAAGACCGCCTTAAGCGACCTTCGCCAGGCAACAGATTTCACGGCGGCTGCCGAAGCCGACAGTTTCGGAGCGCTAGCGGTTACCCGCCGGCCAGGGGTTGAAGTGCCTACCGCCAACGATTTGTCTGGGCTCTACTGGCTACGGGCCGACGACCGCTACCAAGAAGAACCTCGCGAAGAGGCCGTAAACGAAGCCGCCTTCACCGAGTTAGTTCCTACCTTTGTCGGGACCTACTTTGAACACGTTCATCAAGAGTTGACGGCCCGCTTCCCTATAGGGCGTATGCGTTTGTTGTGGAAAGACCTCTACAACTGCAATTCGTGGCACCGAGACCCCGAGCCACGCATTCACGTACCTATTGTGTCCAACCCCGGGTCGCTGTTTGTGGTCAACAACCATTGCACCCACTTGCCGGCCGATGGGTCGGTTTACTTCACCGATACCCGGGGCTACCACACCGCCCTCAACGGTGGGCTCGTTGAACGGGTGCATTTGGTAGCAACCGTTCCTTGGGTTGCTCCGGAGTGAACACGCTGGCGGAGTTCGCTTTAGATCTCACCTTTGACGACCTCCCCGACCCGGTGGTGGCCTTTACCCAACGCTGCCTGCTCGATGTTCTGGGGGTTGCCGCTTCGGGCACGACCACCGATTTATCAATACTCATTCGCCAACATGCGGTAGAGCAGTTTGCTTCGGGTGGCCGGCCCGCCCGCTTGCTCTTCGATGGTCGGCCGGTAAGCGCTGCGGGGGCCACCTTGGCTGGCGGCATGACCATTGATGCCATCGATGCCCACGACGGTCACAAACTCACCAAAGGGCATGTGGGCTGCGGGGTAGTACCGGCCGTTCTGGCCCTCGGGCAAGCCGAAACCATCATGGAGTCTCGCGAACTGCTCACCATGGTGGCTGTGGGCTACGAAATCGGCACTCGAGCAGGCATCGCTATGCACCAGACGGTGCCCGATTATCACTCTTCGGGAGCATCCATATCTTTAGCAACCGCAGCGCTGGGGGCACGAGCCCTCGGTCTTGACGGTCGGGGCCTGGCCGAAGCACTAGGTATTGCCGAGTATCACGGCCCACGCAGCCAAATGATGCGGGTCATCGACCACCCCACCATGGTAAAAGACGGTTCAGGGTGGGGTGCAATGGCCGGGGTAAGCGCGGCCTACCTGGCGGCTAATGGGTTTACCGGGGCGCCGGCCATCACCGTGGAAAGCCCAGAAGTCAACGACCTTTGGCAAGACCTGGGCAGCAACTGGCGTATTTTTGAGCAGTACTTTAAGCCTCACCCGGTCTGCCGGTGGGCACAACCTGCCGTAGAAGCAGCGTTGGCTCTACGCCAAAAACATGGTTTGGATGGTTCTGAGATTTCTGAAATCAAGATCACCACTTTCCACGAGGCCTTTCGCTTAGCCACCGTGGCACCCACTTGTACAGAACAAGCCCAATACAGTTTGCCCTTTTCGGTAGGGGCCGCTCTGGCCCATGGGCAACTTGGTGTACAAGAAATAACCAAAAGTGGCCTCACCGACCCAGAAAGTTTGCGTTTAGCAGCGGCCATCACCATTGTAGAGAGCCCGGGATTCAACGCAGCTTTTCCGGCGCAACGCTTTGCCCAAGTTTCATTAATCTGCCAAGACGGAACGACCTTTGTCTCGCCCGTAACCGAGCCTCGGGGTGACCCAGAAAACCATCTGTCGTCGGCGGAGATTAACGAAAAGTTTCACCGCCTGGCCGACCCCATCTTGGGTACACATAGAGCCCATGCGCTCCGTAGTCAGGTGGCCGCACTTTCTGATGGTGGGGAAACCACCACTTTGCTTTCACTGCTTACCGAACCGGTGGCCTGAAACTTTTCTTTAAGCCACGGCCCGGCTTGGACAGGTTGATAAAGCGCCGGATGCTCGGCATCTTGGCAAGTGGGAAGACAATCTAGGAAAGCATCCCAGTTGGCCATATGAAAAAAGGCCAAAGATTGCCTTTGTTCTGAAGAAGCGGTGGTTACCCGGTGCAGGGTAGACCGCCAACGATCGTTCGTCCAACGAGCAATGGAGTCACCCAGGTTGACCACAAAAACATCTGGGTTGGGGGTAACGCTTTGCCAGTTTCCCGCTGAGTCTTGGATCTCTAAGCCCGGCACTTGGTCGGTGTGCAACACGGTGAAGGTTCCATAATCAGTATGCGCACCAGCGCGGAGAGCATTCTTAGGGGCCGCCGACGAGTGCTTCGGGTAGTTGATGGCCCGTAGCGAACTTATGGGTTGATCAATAAGTGGGACAAAGAAATCCGTCGGGAGGTCCAAGGCCCGTGCCATGACCGCCATGAGGTGTTCGGCGACTTGCGCCATGGCCGAAAAATACTCTTCTAAGGCGAAACGCAGACCCGAGGGGCGGTCGGGCCAAAGACTGGGTGAGCGAACCCACGCCTGGTCGGGGTCATCGCCCAGCGAACCCCCACCGGTATCGGGGCCCACCGAAAAGGTTTCTTTCAAATCAGCCGGGCTAGCCATGCCCAAGGAGGCGGCCAGTCGTTCGTAGCCCAAAGGGGCGTAGCCGTAGGGGTAGCCATCGGAGGGGAAGGCCACCAGCATTTTTTCTTCGGTTGGCAAGGCAAAGAACTCCGCTATCGCTTGGCTGGCGGCCGGCAAGGTTTCCGGCGGAATAACCGATTGAGGGATGCTAAAAAAACCGTATTCGGCGCACGCTTGGCCCAAGGTAGCGGCTTGTCTTTCTGGGCTATCGGCGAAGTCAACGAGGGGGAGGTCCATAGCGGCACGCTAATGGCAAAAAACTAAAGTTTTCCGTCCTGCGATGCGTGGGGCGACGGCATTTAGTGCTAAAACAGGCAGGTGAACCCTAACTATTCAGAAGAATCAGACGCTTTTCGCGCCGTTGTAAAAACCTTTCTCGCCGACAACCTCCCCGATGGGTGGAAAGGCATCGGGGGCCTTGAACCCGAAGAGATTCATGACTTTTTGTCGCAGTGGCGAGTCAAGTTGGCAGAAGCCCGCTTTTTGGCGCCCTCCTGGCCGGTGGAATA
This genomic window contains:
- a CDS encoding phytanoyl-CoA dioxygenase family protein, with product MPALTQEQKDQFWRDGFLVVDQAVSTELLREMQEDFAAWVQESRSHEAPYGDTLDGRPRFDMESGHAADQPRLRRVNAPVEASAAYYQTMADSHMADCVVDLIGPNVKLHHTKINSKQPGGHTEVKWHQDFPYTPHTNDDLVTALLMIDEVTEENGALEVVPGSHRGPLYSLWHDGLFTGAVADQVVEQSKEKAVLCTGSAGSVCLMHTRLLHGSAANRSDLPRTLFISVYSADDAVPCAPNPMPTEYEGLLVAGQRSGRIRSIDFDVQRPQMPVTASFFDQQDAPR
- a CDS encoding MmgE/PrpD family protein, which encodes MNTLAEFALDLTFDDLPDPVVAFTQRCLLDVLGVAASGTTTDLSILIRQHAVEQFASGGRPARLLFDGRPVSAAGATLAGGMTIDAIDAHDGHKLTKGHVGCGVVPAVLALGQAETIMESRELLTMVAVGYEIGTRAGIAMHQTVPDYHSSGASISLATAALGARALGLDGRGLAEALGIAEYHGPRSQMMRVIDHPTMVKDGSGWGAMAGVSAAYLAANGFTGAPAITVESPEVNDLWQDLGSNWRIFEQYFKPHPVCRWAQPAVEAALALRQKHGLDGSEISEIKITTFHEAFRLATVAPTCTEQAQYSLPFSVGAALAHGQLGVQEITKSGLTDPESLRLAAAITIVESPGFNAAFPAQRFAQVSLICQDGTTFVSPVTEPRGDPENHLSSAEINEKFHRLADPILGTHRAHALRSQVAALSDGGETTTLLSLLTEPVA
- a CDS encoding isopenicillin N synthase family oxygenase — encoded protein: MDLPLVDFADSPERQAATLGQACAEYGFFSIPQSVIPPETLPAASQAIAEFFALPTEEKMLVAFPSDGYPYGYAPLGYERLAASLGMASPADLKETFSVGPDTGGGSLGDDPDQAWVRSPSLWPDRPSGLRFALEEYFSAMAQVAEHLMAVMARALDLPTDFFVPLIDQPISSLRAINYPKHSSAAPKNALRAGAHTDYGTFTVLHTDQVPGLEIQDSAGNWQSVTPNPDVFVVNLGDSIARWTNDRWRSTLHRVTTASSEQRQSLAFFHMANWDAFLDCLPTCQDAEHPALYQPVQAGPWLKEKFQATGSVSSESKVVVSPPSESAAT